The Microterricola viridarii genome segment ACCGTTCGGCCAGCCTAGAGCGTGTTCTGCCGGGGGATGACGACCTGCTTGATGATGAGCAGGATGGCGGCCGCGGTGGGGATCGCGATGAGCGCGCCGAGCAGACCGAGCAGGCTGCCGCCGGCCAGGGCGGCGATGACGACGACGGATGCCGGCACCGCGACTGCCTTGTTCATGATGCGCGGGCTCAGCACGTATGCCTCGACCTGCATGTAGACGATGTAGTAGATCGCCGCGACGAGCGCCGTGAGCGGCGAGCCGAGCCCGGGGATCAGGCAGACCAGCACGATGATCACGGAGCCGGTGATCGTTCCGACCAGCGGCACCAGTGAGAACGTGAACGCAAGCAGGGCCAGGACGGCGGGGAACGGCGCCTGGATGATGCTGAGGAAGATGAAGCTCAGCGCGCCGTTGACGAGCGCGAGGGTCACCTGCCCGACGACGTAGCGGCCCACGGATTGCGTGATTTGCTCGCTGAGGTCGGTGAAGCGCTCCCGCTTGCTCGCCGGGACCAGCTGGTAGAGCCCGCGCTTCATCGACGGCAGGCTGCCGGCGAAGTAGAGCGTCAGGATCAGCACGATCGCGAAGCCGAACAGGCCAGAGGCCAGCACGGCGGCGAACTGCAGCACGCCACCGAACACGCCGGCGAGCTGGTCGGGATTGGTGACGAAGTCGTTGATGGCCTTGGTGACAGCCGCGACGATCTCCTCGACCTGCAGGTTGGGGAAGGTGTCTTTCAGGGCCGTCACCACCTCGCCGGAGACGAAGCGGCGGGTGAGCTCGGGGACGAACCGGATCAGCTGGTCGATCTGCTGGCTGATGATCGGGATGACGGCGAAGACCACACCGGTGAGCGCCGCCACCACGGCGCCCAGCACGGTGAGGATCGCCGCCCACCGGGGAAAGCGGTGCCGTTCCAGGAACGCGATCGCAGGGTCGAGGCCGAGCGAGAGGAACAGCGCAGCGCCGATGTAGGTGAGGATCGTGGACAGCGAGGCGATCGAGGTGAGGATCAGGATGCCGAGGCCGACGCCGAGCGTGGCCACCAGACCGAGCCGGAAGGCATTCTGAATCTTCAACTGTCCCGCCATCGCGCACCCCCATCGGCGGCGGCCGGACGGAGGTTACTCCGTGTCTGACGCCACCTGCTCTGCTTGCTTCAGAACGCCGCGCAGGCTTTCGAAGTATCCGGCGACGGCGTCGCGCTCAATCCTAATCTGCGACAGGCGATCCTCCGCGTCCGCCACGAGCGCCTTGGTGCGCTCCGTGGTCTCGGCGAGCCGCTGCGCAGCGGTGGCCTCGGCGTTGCTGAGGGTGCGGGCGCCCGATTCCTCGGCGTCCTCGATGATGGCACGGGCCTCGTCGCGGGCGCCTGCGCTCAGGCGGTCGGCCTCTGCGCGGTTCTCGGCGGCCCGGCTGATTGCCTCGGCCAGCTGGGCGTTCGCGTCATCCAGGAACTTCTGCGTCTGGGCGACGGCCTCCTGGTGGCGCTGCAGGTGCTCCTGCTCCGCCTCGTCGCGGCGGGCCTTCAGCTCGACGTCAAGGTCGATGCGGGCCTGCTCGATCTCGCGGCGCATCTTCTGCACCTCGTGACCGGTCTTCTTGCGGCTGGCGGCCAGCTGGTTCTCCAAGTCGATGCGGGCCTGCTCGGCATCCGCAGCGAAGTCGGCGCGCGCCTGGTCCTGCTCAAGAGCCAGGTCTGCCCGGGCCTGCTCGGTGTCGCCGTCGTGGCGGCTCCTGGAACGCTCCAGCTCGTGGCTGAGCTTCAGCCTGGCGGTCTCGATCTCGCGGGCGAGGTCGGTCTTCTCCTGCTCACGGGCCTCGGCGATCTCTGCGCGGCTCTGCTCGATCTCACGCCCCATGTCGGTGCGGGCCTGCTCCAGCTCGATCACCAGTTCGGCGCGTGCCTCGGCGATCTCGGCGGCGAGGGCCTGGCGGGAGTCGGTGGTCTCGCGCTCCAGGTCGAGGCGGGCCTGCTCGTTGTCGCGCTCCAAGTCGAGGCGGGCCTGCTCGGTCTCGCGGGCGAGGTCGGCGCGGGCCTGGTCGAGTTCGAGGGCGACCTCCGAACGGGTCTGCTCCGTCTCCTGCGCCAGACCGGCGGCGGCCGAGCGGGCCTCTGAGGCCTCGCGGTTGGCGACGACGACGACCTCGGCGGCTTCGCGTTCTGCCTCGGCGCGGATGGCGGCGGTCTCGCGCTTGGCGGTGGCTCGGAGTTCAGCGGCCTCGGTGGCCACCGCTCCACGGATGGCGGCGGCATCCCGCAGCGCCTCCTGGGTGATGTGCTCCTGCTCGTCGCGCACGCGGGCGACGATGTCGTCGGCCTCGAGGCGTGCGGCCTCGAGCAGGCGTGCTGCCTTGGCCCTGGCGTCGCTCACGGTGCGCTCGGCCAGCGATGCGGCTTCGGTGCGCAGCTTCTCGACCTCACCGGCGGCGGAGCTGCGCAGCTTCTCGGCGTCGATGTCGGCCTGGGCGATCAGTCGGGTGGACTGCTCCTCGGCGACGCGCAGTGTGTTCTCGAGCTTGGTACCGAGCCCGGAGAAGGTCGGGCTGCCCACTTCTTCGAGCTCGGCGGTGAGCTCGTCGATGCGCACGCCGAGGCGCTTGATCTCCTTGGCGGCATCCACACCATGCGCGTTCGACTTGATGAGGTCACGGCGCATGCCCTGAAGGGCCTTGTCGACCTCGTCCTTGTCGTAGCCCCGGAATACCTGGGTGAACTCGGTCTCGTCGCTTGCCACGATCGCTCTCCTTATAAGTGGGTCAGAGCAGCGCAGAGGAACACGCTGCGAGCCTCCCTGATTTTAGCGACATTTTTTGACAGGTGCCGACGCCCACACAGCACTGTCGGATGGCTGGTTAGGGTGACTTTCAGCTAGTTCCGATAGTCTCAAATGTCTTTGGCTGTTGCCATTTCGACCTGTGAACGGCGGATCCTCACCGTTGCACGGCGCCCCCGCGCCTGTGCGGTCGTGGTTTCAGGCAACAGAAAAGGAGAGTACGTGCGTTTTGTTCTTGCGATTGTGGCGTTTGTCGCCGCCGCCTGCATGATCGCGCTGGGAATTGCTCAGCGCACAGTGTTCCTCGAACCGGCGAGTGTGTCGGTCAGCACCACGGTTGAGGGCAACGGCCCATTCACCGTGATCGACGGCGATGCCCTGCTCGCCCACGAGGGAGCCCAGACGATATCGCTCCGCGGCTCCGGCAACACCTTCATGTCGTACGGCCGCACGGCCGACATTGAGGCCTGGCTCGGCGACATCGACTTCACCCGGGTGACCTACGACGAGGACACCAAGGAACTCAGCACCGCCGAGGTGCGCGGCCAGACGGTCAACCCGATGGACCAGACCCGCCTGCCGAGCATGGACTCCAGCGGGCTCCCAGCCGCCGCCCCCAACCCGAACCCGCGCGGTTCCGACCTCTGGCTGGACGAGTGGACGGGCGACAACTCGCTCTCCGCCACCGTCAACGTGCCGGAGGGCATCTCGATCCTCGTCGCCACCGACGGCACCGCCCCGGCACCGAAGAACATCCGAATCTCGTGGCCGCTGGACAACTCGACGCCGTGGGCCGGACCGCTGATCGCCGGCGGCGGCATCCTGCTGCTGGTCGGGCTGGTGCTCTACCTGCTCGCGCTGCTGCACCTGCGCCGCTCGCGCGGGCCACGCCGCAACCTGCCGAAGGGACCGAGGATGCCGAAGCTGCCGAAGGCGCCCAAGCCCAAGATGATCAAGGCCAACCAGATCAACGGCGCCCAGCGCAAGTCGATCGGGCGCTCCTCGCGCATCGCCGTCGTGCCGGTGCTGCTGGTCTCTGGTCTCGCGCTGTCCGGCTGCTCTGCCTCGTTCTGGCCCGATCTTTCGGCCCCGGCGAGCTCGTCCCCAACGCCGACAGCGGATGCCACGGCTCCGCCGGAGCAGTTCGACGAGCTGCCGCCGCCCGCCGTCACGGTGCCGCAGCTTGAGCGCATCGTGCGCAAGATCGCCGTCGTCGCCAACGAGGCAGACACCTCGATGAACGCCGAACTGCTGCCGTCACGCTTCACCGGGCCCGCGCTTCTCGAACGCCAGAAGGACTACCAGATCCGGGCCAGCTTCCCCGAGCAGCCGGTGCTCGCCCCGATCCCGGCCTCGCCGCTGGAGATCATCCTGCCGCAGCAGAACGCGAGCTGGCCGCGCACAGCGGTGACCGTCATCCTGAACGAGGAAGACCCGACGATCGCCCCGATGACGCTGGTGCTCACCCAGAACAGCCCGCGGGAGAACTACCAGGTCGAGTACGCGATCACCTTGGCTGCCGACGCCACCTTCCCGGAGGTCGCCCCGGCCAGCATCGGCGCCCCGCCGGTCGCGCCGGACACGAAGTTCCTGGTCATGAAGCCCGAGGACCTGGCTGCCGCTTACGGCGATGTCATTCTGAAGGACACCGCGAGCGAGTACTACTCGCTCTTCGATATCGAGCACGACAGCTTCGTGCCCCAGGTGGGCGTCGCGGCGACCGAGAAGCGCCGCGCCGACCTCCCGACGACGACCGACCTGACCGTGTCGAACGAGCCGGGCCCCGGCCCGACCGTCGCGCTGGGCACCATCGACTCCGGAGCGATCGTCGCCGTCAACATGTACCAAATGGAGAGCGCCACCCCGAACGACAACGGGACGGTCGAGTTCAAGGCCAGCGCGTCCAAGTCGCTCTCCGGTGTCGAGAAGACGACCAAGGGCGTCACCTCGACCCGCAGTGACCAGTTGTTGTTCTACGTACCCGCCCAGGGCTCTGACGAGAAGATCCGTCTTCTCGGCTTCGCCCACAGCCTCATCGCCGCATCGGAGATCCCGTGACCAACGTTCCCCCCTCAGCAGCCAGTCTCCGCGGAGCAGTCGACCTGAGCTCGCTCGTGCAGAGGGCGAATACCCCAACACAGGCCCCGGGCCAGCAGGCTGCCGGAGCGCCCGGAACGGGCGCGCCAGTGCAGATTCCGAGCCTCGTGTTGGAGGCGGGAGACGCCAACTTCGGCGAGGTGCTCGAGCTCTCGCAGCACGTTCCCGTGCTGGTGGACCTCTACGCAGACTGGGCTGAGCAGAGCACCGCGCTCAGCGAGGTGCTGCGACGCGTCGTGGCCGGCCTGCGCGGCCGGCTGGTGCTGGTGCGCGTCGCCGTCGAGCAGAACCCGCAGCTGGCCCAGGCGTTCCAGGCCCAGTCGGTGCCAACCGTCGCCGCCGTGATCGCCGGGCAGCCGGTGCCGTTGTTCGCCGGATCCATCCCGGAGGCCCAGCTGCTGGACATCGTCGAGCAGCTGCTCGCCCTGGCAGGCCAGAACGGTGTCACCGGCAGCGCCGTCGCCGCCGACGCGGATGCCGCAGAGGCCGACGCGGAGGGTGAAGCACCGGCCGCGCCCGCCGAGGAGCCGCTGCCGCCGCTGCACGCCGAGGCCTACGAGGCCATTGAGCGCGGCGACTACCCGGCAGCCATCGCCGCATACAAGACGGCTATCGCACAGGACCCGCGCGACGAGCTGGCTGTTGCCGGGCTCGCCCAGGTCAGCCTGCTGCACCGGCTGGCGGGGAAGACCGTGCAGCAAATCCGCACCGCAGCCGGCGCCGGGCCGAACGACCTGGACGCCCAGCTGGATGTGGCCGACCTCGACCTTTCCGGCGGTCACGTGGCCGACGCCTTCGACCGGCTGCTGACGCTGTTCCCGAGCCTGGACGCCGACGGCAAGAACCGCGTTCGCGAGCGCATGCTCGAGCTGTTCGAGGTCGTCGGAACGACCGACCCGCTCGTCATCGCGGCCCGCCAGCGCCTGGCAATGCTGCTCTACT includes the following:
- a CDS encoding AI-2E family transporter, with amino-acid sequence MKIQNAFRLGLVATLGVGLGILILTSIASLSTILTYIGAALFLSLGLDPAIAFLERHRFPRWAAILTVLGAVVAALTGVVFAVIPIISQQIDQLIRFVPELTRRFVSGEVVTALKDTFPNLQVEEIVAAVTKAINDFVTNPDQLAGVFGGVLQFAAVLASGLFGFAIVLILTLYFAGSLPSMKRGLYQLVPASKRERFTDLSEQITQSVGRYVVGQVTLALVNGALSFIFLSIIQAPFPAVLALLAFTFSLVPLVGTITGSVIIVLVCLIPGLGSPLTALVAAIYYIVYMQVEAYVLSPRIMNKAVAVPASVVVIAALAGGSLLGLLGALIAIPTAAAILLIIKQVVIPRQNTL
- a CDS encoding DivIVA domain-containing protein, whose product is MASDETEFTQVFRGYDKDEVDKALQGMRRDLIKSNAHGVDAAKEIKRLGVRIDELTAELEEVGSPTFSGLGTKLENTLRVAEEQSTRLIAQADIDAEKLRSSAAGEVEKLRTEAASLAERTVSDARAKAARLLEAARLEADDIVARVRDEQEHITQEALRDAAAIRGAVATEAAELRATAKRETAAIRAEAEREAAEVVVVANREASEARSAAAGLAQETEQTRSEVALELDQARADLARETEQARLDLERDNEQARLDLERETTDSRQALAAEIAEARAELVIELEQARTDMGREIEQSRAEIAEAREQEKTDLAREIETARLKLSHELERSRSRHDGDTEQARADLALEQDQARADFAADAEQARIDLENQLAASRKKTGHEVQKMRREIEQARIDLDVELKARRDEAEQEHLQRHQEAVAQTQKFLDDANAQLAEAISRAAENRAEADRLSAGARDEARAIIEDAEESGARTLSNAEATAAQRLAETTERTKALVADAEDRLSQIRIERDAVAGYFESLRGVLKQAEQVASDTE
- a CDS encoding tetratricopeptide repeat protein, with the translated sequence MTNVPPSAASLRGAVDLSSLVQRANTPTQAPGQQAAGAPGTGAPVQIPSLVLEAGDANFGEVLELSQHVPVLVDLYADWAEQSTALSEVLRRVVAGLRGRLVLVRVAVEQNPQLAQAFQAQSVPTVAAVIAGQPVPLFAGSIPEAQLLDIVEQLLALAGQNGVTGSAVAADADAAEADAEGEAPAAPAEEPLPPLHAEAYEAIERGDYPAAIAAYKTAIAQDPRDELAVAGLAQVSLLHRLAGKTVQQIRTAAGAGPNDLDAQLDVADLDLSGGHVADAFDRLLTLFPSLDADGKNRVRERMLELFEVVGTTDPLVIAARQRLAMLLY